A genomic stretch from Bacterioplanes sanyensis includes:
- a CDS encoding general secretion pathway protein GspB: protein MSYILDALRKSQQQHEQQPIAVIRPTFEATEEESRLPLHFWLPVLLSLLLALAVLLWPQSEPVNDPTPEAEPGLSLNIQMPQVASDAFLSPVQGNTKNEQDGATLQPPVSRLTPPSVVAAEPAVAVTRDAALANAVNAADSNVGSKVESGADDLNQVSQHASEPVNTKPRVTQRTLPPLSALRKVPDLIITGHIYSSVASQRQVTMNGRVWSEGERIATDVVLQAVTRDGIELDVDGWPLTVHRNRGWQSLTD from the coding sequence ATGTCGTATATTTTGGATGCGCTGCGCAAATCCCAGCAGCAGCATGAGCAGCAGCCCATTGCAGTTATTCGCCCGACGTTTGAGGCAACGGAAGAAGAGTCGCGTTTGCCGCTGCATTTTTGGCTGCCAGTGTTATTGAGCTTATTGCTGGCGCTGGCGGTACTGTTGTGGCCGCAGTCTGAGCCCGTGAACGATCCTACGCCTGAGGCTGAACCTGGCTTGTCACTGAATATACAAATGCCTCAAGTCGCATCCGATGCGTTTTTATCACCAGTGCAGGGCAACACTAAAAATGAACAAGATGGCGCGACTTTGCAGCCGCCAGTCAGTCGGCTAACACCGCCATCGGTGGTGGCAGCCGAGCCCGCTGTCGCCGTCACACGAGATGCCGCGCTGGCGAACGCTGTTAACGCGGCAGATAGTAATGTAGGGAGCAAGGTAGAGAGCGGGGCAGACGATCTCAACCAGGTCAGCCAACACGCCAGCGAGCCTGTGAATACTAAGCCACGCGTTACACAGCGTACCCTGCCGCCATTGTCGGCGCTGCGCAAAGTGCCAGATTTAATTATTACCGGCCACATTTACTCCAGTGTCGCCAGCCAGCGACAGGTCACCATGAACGGCCGTGTTTGGTCTGAAGGCGAACGCATCGCTACCGATGTGGTGTTGCAAGCGGTGACACGCGATGGCATCGAGCTGGATGTTGACGGTTGGCCACTCACGGTCCACCGCAATCGCGGCTGGCAAAGTCTGACGGATTAA
- a CDS encoding ExeA family protein, producing MYLQHFGLARFPFTIAPDPAFLYPSPAHEEALAHLQYSLTGHGGLICLTGEVGTGKTTLCRAFLNQSLDKVRTAYVFNPQLSALELLQSLCDELGIDYQLSDSHKQLYDRLNRQLLNWYAQGERVIVVVDEAQSMPAPLLEQIRLLTNLETDQAKLLTLILVGQPELRDLLQQHQLRQLNQRITARYHLPVLRARQVMAYLDHRMQAAGGQPGRFTAAAAKRLWRASGGVPRLLNALADRALLGAYAHSEQRVSAARVVGAKKEILPHQVRNWLRYWPAIMATFMLPLLFLMAVQWVPPVALLLNSPVPELTENEPPSVDALSDPVVRLAREQGLAANTCDQLLNDGWRCLWVNWAFNEVSTVAFPALLQRLDDRQWQSPQALQANNYAGQALILWQPPPGYDGLLRPGENSTLVPWLRQRLGMPWSSGWQTIAPQGQAAVLPETLYDPLLANRIAQFQAQQGLTADRIVGPRTLLALQREGS from the coding sequence ATGTACCTACAGCACTTTGGCTTAGCCCGTTTTCCGTTCACCATTGCGCCGGACCCTGCTTTTTTATACCCCTCGCCAGCGCATGAGGAGGCGTTGGCGCATCTGCAATACAGCCTCACCGGGCACGGTGGGTTGATTTGCCTGACCGGTGAAGTGGGTACCGGGAAAACGACCTTATGCCGCGCGTTTCTTAACCAAAGCCTGGACAAAGTGCGCACCGCCTACGTGTTTAATCCGCAGTTGTCAGCGCTGGAGTTGCTGCAGTCGTTGTGCGATGAGCTTGGCATTGATTACCAGTTGAGCGATTCGCACAAGCAACTGTACGACCGTTTAAACCGACAGTTGTTGAACTGGTATGCCCAAGGTGAGCGCGTCATCGTTGTGGTGGATGAAGCGCAGTCGATGCCTGCGCCTCTGTTGGAGCAGATCCGTTTATTGACCAATTTGGAAACCGATCAAGCGAAGTTATTGACCTTGATCTTGGTCGGTCAGCCAGAATTGCGCGACTTGCTGCAGCAGCATCAATTACGCCAGCTTAATCAACGCATCACCGCACGCTATCACCTACCGGTATTGCGTGCGCGTCAAGTGATGGCGTATTTGGATCATCGCATGCAAGCTGCCGGTGGCCAGCCAGGGCGTTTTACTGCTGCTGCCGCCAAGCGTTTGTGGCGCGCCAGTGGCGGTGTGCCGAGATTGCTCAATGCCTTGGCCGACCGCGCGCTATTAGGTGCATACGCGCACTCGGAACAGCGCGTCAGCGCGGCGCGGGTGGTGGGCGCGAAAAAAGAAATCCTACCTCATCAAGTTCGGAACTGGCTGCGCTATTGGCCTGCCATAATGGCGACGTTTATGTTGCCGTTGCTGTTCTTGATGGCAGTGCAGTGGGTGCCGCCTGTTGCGCTGCTACTGAACTCCCCCGTGCCTGAACTCACTGAAAATGAACCGCCTAGTGTGGATGCGCTGTCTGATCCGGTAGTCCGGCTGGCGCGTGAGCAGGGGCTGGCCGCCAACACTTGCGATCAATTGTTAAACGATGGCTGGCGCTGTTTGTGGGTGAACTGGGCGTTTAACGAGGTCAGCACAGTGGCGTTCCCGGCTTTGTTGCAGCGTTTGGATGATCGTCAATGGCAGTCGCCGCAGGCATTGCAAGCCAACAACTACGCTGGCCAAGCACTGATTTTGTGGCAGCCACCGCCAGGCTATGACGGACTGTTGCGACCGGGAGAAAACAGCACCCTAGTGCCTTGGCTGCGACAACGCTTGGGCATGCCGTGGTCGAGCGGCTGGCAAACCATTGCGCCGCAAGGGCAGGCGGCAGTTTTGCCAGAAACCCTGTACGACCCCTTACTGGCCAATCGCATCGCGCAGTTTCAGGCGCAGCAAGGGTTAACGGCAGACCGCATCGTGGGCCCACGAACCTTATTAGCTCTGCAAAGGGAGGGCAGCTGA